In one window of Nocardiopsis aegyptia DNA:
- the treS gene encoding maltose alpha-D-glucosyltransferase: protein MSNDEPGPVHHGPLAPATGAATGPLMSSGGTSDPYWYKHAVFYEVLARGFFDSNGDGTGDLAGLVQKLDYLQWLGIDCVWLLPMYESPLRDGGYDISDYFKILPEFGRTADFVELLDEAHRRGIRVITDLVMNHTSDQHPWFKASREDPDGPYGDFYVWSDTDDRYDGARIIFVDTETSNWTYDEVRGQYYWHRFFSHQPDLNFENPAVQEAILEVLRYWLDLGIDGFRLDAVPYLYEREGTNCENLKETHEFLKRVRAEVDRLYPDRVLLSEANQWPSDVVDYFGDYEAGGDECHMNFHFPLMPRMFMAVRQEQRFPISEILAQTPAIPRNCQWAIFLRNHDELTLEMVTDEERDYMYAEYAKEPRMRANVGIRRRLAPLLDNDRNQIELFTALLLSLPGSPVLYYGDEIGMGDNIWLGDRDAVRTPMQWSADRNAGFSRGDPARLYLPLIMDPVYGYQALNVESQRDNPGSLLHWTRRMIQIRKRHPVFGTGEFTELEATNPSVLAFIRAHGDDRMLCVNNLSRFPQPVELDLAGYAGVAPVECVGGVRFPEIGELPYLLTLPGHGFYWFQLPTATGAAPTAREEDGLPTYGLPAAGVSPRPVFEGLSGHPSGPPARDAHHRTPTMASSTPNGDVAGPRDGTSGPAPRPAVSAPSLAGQPTAHSGRGGGGKGNRAY from the coding sequence ATGAGCAATGACGAGCCCGGACCCGTGCACCACGGTCCGCTCGCCCCAGCCACCGGGGCCGCCACCGGCCCGCTCATGTCATCCGGCGGTACCAGCGATCCCTACTGGTACAAGCACGCCGTCTTCTACGAGGTCCTGGCCCGGGGCTTCTTCGACTCCAACGGCGACGGCACCGGCGATCTCGCCGGGCTGGTGCAGAAACTGGACTACCTCCAGTGGCTCGGCATCGACTGCGTCTGGCTGCTGCCGATGTACGAGTCACCGCTGCGCGACGGCGGCTACGACATCTCGGACTACTTCAAGATCCTGCCGGAGTTCGGCCGCACGGCCGACTTCGTGGAGCTCCTCGACGAGGCCCACCGGCGCGGGATCCGGGTGATCACCGACCTGGTCATGAACCACACCAGCGACCAGCACCCGTGGTTCAAGGCCTCCCGGGAGGACCCGGACGGCCCCTACGGCGACTTCTACGTGTGGTCGGACACCGACGACCGCTACGACGGGGCGCGCATCATCTTCGTCGACACGGAGACGTCCAACTGGACCTACGACGAGGTGCGCGGACAGTACTACTGGCACCGCTTCTTCTCCCACCAGCCGGACCTCAACTTCGAGAACCCGGCGGTCCAGGAGGCCATCCTGGAGGTCCTGCGCTACTGGCTCGACCTGGGCATCGACGGTTTCCGCCTGGACGCCGTGCCCTACCTGTACGAGCGCGAGGGCACCAACTGCGAGAACCTCAAGGAGACCCACGAGTTCCTCAAGCGGGTGCGGGCCGAGGTCGACCGCCTCTACCCCGACCGGGTGCTCCTGAGCGAGGCCAACCAGTGGCCCTCCGACGTCGTCGACTACTTCGGCGACTACGAGGCCGGCGGCGACGAGTGCCACATGAACTTCCACTTCCCGCTGATGCCGCGGATGTTCATGGCCGTCCGCCAGGAGCAGCGCTTCCCGATCTCGGAGATCCTCGCCCAGACGCCGGCGATCCCGCGCAACTGCCAGTGGGCGATCTTCCTGCGCAACCACGACGAGCTGACCCTGGAGATGGTCACCGACGAGGAGCGGGACTACATGTACGCGGAGTACGCCAAGGAACCCCGCATGCGCGCCAACGTGGGGATCCGCCGGCGGCTGGCCCCGCTGCTCGACAACGACCGCAACCAGATCGAGCTGTTCACCGCCCTGCTGCTGTCCCTGCCCGGGTCGCCCGTCCTGTACTACGGCGACGAGATCGGCATGGGCGACAACATCTGGCTGGGCGACCGGGACGCCGTGCGCACGCCCATGCAGTGGAGCGCGGACCGCAACGCCGGGTTCTCGCGGGGCGACCCCGCCCGGCTGTACCTGCCGCTGATCATGGACCCCGTCTACGGCTACCAGGCGCTCAACGTCGAGTCCCAGCGCGACAACCCGGGCTCCCTGCTGCACTGGACGCGCCGGATGATCCAGATCCGCAAGCGCCACCCCGTCTTCGGCACCGGCGAGTTCACCGAGCTGGAGGCCACGAACCCGAGCGTGCTGGCCTTCATCCGCGCGCACGGCGACGACCGGATGCTGTGCGTGAACAACCTGTCCAGGTTCCCGCAGCCGGTGGAGCTGGACCTGGCCGGCTACGCGGGGGTCGCCCCGGTGGAGTGCGTGGGCGGCGTCCGCTTCCCGGAGATCGGGGAGCTGCCCTACCTGCTCACCCTGCCCGGGCACGGCTTCTACTGGTTCCAACTGCCCACGGCCACCGGGGCCGCGCCGACCGCGCGTGAGGAGGACGGGCTGCCGACCTACGGCCTGCCCGCCGCCGGCGTGAGCCCGCGCCCGGTCTTCGAGGGCCTTTCCGGCCACCCGTCCGGCCCGCCGGCCCGCGACGCGCACCACCGCACACCGACCATGGCGTCCAGCACCCCGAACGGTGACGTGGCCGGCCCCCGCGACGGCACGTCCGGGCCCGCCCCGCGTCCCGCCGTCTCCGCCCCGAGCCTCGCGGGGCAGCCGACGGCGCACTCCGGGCGGGGTGGTGGCGGGAAGGGAAACAGGGCGTACTGA
- a CDS encoding maltokinase N-terminal cap-like domain-containing protein has protein sequence MSQLEELLAAWLPRQRWFSGKGIPIQQIRIESRHRLVSSGAGGPELYLLVVQAGQRGRSSRYQVLLGARPPRSLPPELAGAAIGVCTVVSGRPRVVYDATHDTELTGLLLECFASGQPESESGPVRFRTLPGTRVRTGAHGRLLTGEQSNSSLVFGDDYVLKAFRRLWPGHNPDLELNVALAGSPYVARPCGWIEADLPGHPVPATLALLQEYVPGATDGWVLATANVRRLVEGGGGQRESAFPPVSHRRPGALREGMGLPPSTESLRLQSFAEEAELLGRTTAEVHRSLAQALPTDVLSPAAAAELADAMVERLAMASAEVPELAEHAPRVLEAYADFAEVDEPLPIQRVHGDYHLGQVIRNGSRWVLLDFEGEPTVPVRDRQRLSSPLRDVAGMLRSFDYAAGFLLVGEPPDPDLEWSARAWARTNREAFCAGYADGGGPDPDKHLTVLRAFEFDKAVYEVLYEAHNRPDWLRVPLESIASAAAARPVPG, from the coding sequence ATGTCTCAACTCGAAGAGCTCCTCGCCGCCTGGCTGCCCCGACAGCGGTGGTTCTCCGGCAAGGGAATCCCCATCCAACAGATCCGGATCGAGAGCCGGCACCGGCTGGTGTCCTCCGGTGCCGGCGGCCCCGAGCTGTACCTGCTCGTCGTGCAGGCGGGCCAGCGCGGCCGCAGTTCCCGCTACCAGGTGCTGCTGGGCGCGCGCCCGCCGCGGTCGCTGCCGCCGGAACTGGCCGGCGCCGCGATCGGCGTGTGCACGGTGGTGAGCGGGCGGCCCCGGGTGGTCTACGACGCCACCCACGACACGGAGCTGACCGGTCTGCTGCTGGAGTGCTTCGCTTCCGGACAGCCGGAATCGGAGAGCGGGCCGGTGCGCTTCCGCACCCTGCCGGGCACCCGGGTGCGCACCGGGGCGCACGGCCGGCTGCTGACCGGGGAGCAGTCCAACTCGTCGCTGGTCTTCGGCGACGACTACGTCCTCAAGGCGTTCCGCAGACTCTGGCCCGGCCACAACCCGGACCTGGAGCTCAACGTCGCGCTGGCCGGGTCGCCGTACGTGGCCCGCCCGTGCGGGTGGATCGAGGCCGACCTGCCGGGCCACCCGGTACCGGCCACCCTGGCCCTGCTCCAGGAGTACGTGCCCGGCGCCACCGACGGCTGGGTGCTGGCGACCGCGAACGTGCGGCGCCTGGTGGAGGGCGGCGGCGGACAGCGCGAGTCGGCCTTCCCGCCCGTCTCCCACCGTCGCCCCGGGGCGCTGCGCGAAGGGATGGGGCTTCCACCCTCAACCGAGAGCCTTCGGCTCCAGTCCTTCGCGGAGGAGGCTGAACTGCTCGGCCGCACCACGGCCGAGGTGCACCGCTCCCTGGCGCAGGCGCTGCCCACGGACGTACTCTCCCCGGCCGCGGCCGCCGAGCTCGCCGACGCGATGGTCGAACGCCTGGCGATGGCCAGCGCCGAGGTCCCCGAGCTGGCCGAGCACGCGCCCCGGGTGCTGGAGGCCTACGCCGACTTCGCCGAGGTGGACGAGCCGCTGCCGATCCAGCGGGTGCACGGCGACTACCACCTGGGGCAGGTCATCCGGAACGGTTCCAGGTGGGTGCTGCTGGACTTCGAGGGCGAGCCGACCGTGCCCGTCCGCGACCGCCAGCGGCTCTCCAGTCCGCTGCGGGACGTGGCCGGGATGCTGCGCTCCTTCGACTACGCCGCCGGATTCCTGCTCGTCGGCGAGCCCCCGGACCCCGACCTGGAGTGGTCGGCCCGGGCATGGGCGCGGACCAACCGGGAGGCGTTCTGCGCCGGGTACGCCGACGGCGGCGGGCCCGACCCGGACAAGCACCTGACGGTGCTGCGCGCCTTCGAGTTCGACAAGGCCGTGTACGAGGTGCTCTACGAGGCCCACAACCGGCCGGACTGGCTGCGGGTGCCGTTGGAGTCCATCGCCTCGGCCGCCGCCGCCCGGCCGGTGCCCGGCTGA
- the glgB gene encoding 1,4-alpha-glucan branching protein GlgB: MDGHHHDPHSVLGLHGPTGRNLRVLRPGAVEVAAVLPDGGRAELTHLHRGVFSGNVPRGTRDYRIAARYEADGPEHVTADAYRFSPTLGELDLHLIGEGRHEELWRALGANTAEPETPMGEVSGTGFAVWAPDARGVRLIGDFNHWNGVAHPMRSLGSSGVWELFAPGVGEGDLYKFQVLGADGHWRDKADPMARRTQVPPATASVVTSSEHVWSDQEWMAERKGVEPHRAPMSVYEVHLGSWRPGLGYTELAEQLVEYVTDMGFTHVELLPVAGHPFDGSWGYQVTSYYAPTPRFGSPDEFRYLVDALHRAGVGVFLDWVPAHFPKDEWALARFDGSALYEHPDPRRGEHPDWGTLIFNYGRTEVRNFLVANALYWLEEFHIDGLRVDAVASMIYLDYSRDSDQWEPNVFGGRENLEAIDFLKELNTTVYRRNPHVAMIAEESTAYTGVTRPVDMGGLGFGLKWNMGWMHDSLEYVKKEPVHRKYHHNDITFSMVYAYSENYVLPLSHDEVVHGKQSLFNKPPGDEWQRSATLRALLAFMWSHPGKQLLFMGGEIAQGEEWSHDQGVPWWLLQFEHHAGVQRLVRALNAAYRPRPALWSLDTDPAGFRWLDGGDHEGNTLTYLRHGEDGSVLACGVNFSPVPRPERRVGLPSGGRWEAVLNSDDPRFGGSGFPAPARVEAEEVPWDGQPFSAEITLPPLGAVWFEPER; encoded by the coding sequence GTGGACGGCCACCACCACGACCCGCACTCCGTGCTGGGCCTGCACGGCCCCACCGGCCGGAACCTGCGGGTCCTGCGCCCGGGCGCCGTGGAGGTGGCCGCCGTGCTGCCCGACGGCGGCCGCGCCGAACTGACCCACCTGCACCGCGGCGTGTTCTCCGGGAACGTTCCCCGCGGGACCCGCGACTACCGGATCGCGGCGCGCTACGAGGCCGACGGCCCCGAGCACGTCACCGCGGACGCCTACCGCTTCTCCCCCACCCTGGGCGAGCTCGACCTGCACCTGATCGGCGAGGGCCGGCACGAGGAGCTGTGGCGTGCGCTGGGCGCCAACACGGCCGAACCGGAGACCCCGATGGGCGAGGTGTCCGGCACGGGGTTCGCGGTGTGGGCGCCCGACGCCCGCGGCGTGCGGCTGATCGGCGACTTCAACCACTGGAACGGTGTCGCGCACCCGATGCGCAGCCTCGGTTCCAGCGGGGTGTGGGAGCTGTTCGCGCCGGGTGTGGGCGAGGGCGACCTCTACAAGTTCCAGGTCCTGGGCGCCGACGGCCACTGGCGGGACAAGGCCGACCCCATGGCCCGGCGCACGCAGGTGCCGCCGGCGACCGCCTCCGTGGTCACCTCCTCCGAGCACGTGTGGAGCGACCAGGAGTGGATGGCCGAGCGCAAGGGCGTGGAACCGCACCGGGCGCCGATGAGCGTCTACGAGGTGCACCTCGGCTCGTGGCGGCCGGGCCTGGGCTACACCGAGCTCGCCGAGCAGCTGGTGGAGTACGTGACCGACATGGGGTTCACGCACGTGGAGCTCCTGCCGGTGGCCGGGCACCCCTTCGACGGGTCCTGGGGCTACCAGGTCACCTCCTACTACGCGCCCACCCCCCGGTTCGGTTCTCCGGACGAGTTCCGGTACCTGGTGGACGCGCTGCACCGGGCGGGCGTCGGCGTGTTCCTGGACTGGGTCCCCGCGCACTTCCCCAAGGACGAGTGGGCGCTCGCCCGCTTCGACGGGTCGGCACTGTACGAGCACCCGGACCCGCGGCGCGGTGAGCACCCGGACTGGGGCACGCTCATCTTCAACTACGGGCGGACCGAGGTCCGCAACTTCCTGGTCGCCAACGCCCTGTACTGGCTGGAGGAGTTCCACATCGACGGCCTGCGCGTGGACGCGGTGGCCTCGATGATCTACCTGGACTACTCGCGCGACTCCGACCAGTGGGAGCCCAACGTCTTCGGCGGGCGGGAAAACCTGGAGGCGATCGACTTCCTCAAGGAGCTCAACACGACCGTCTACCGCCGCAACCCGCACGTGGCGATGATCGCGGAGGAGTCCACGGCCTACACGGGGGTCACGCGGCCGGTCGACATGGGCGGGCTGGGCTTCGGCCTGAAGTGGAACATGGGGTGGATGCACGACTCCCTGGAGTACGTGAAGAAGGAGCCGGTCCACCGCAAGTACCACCACAACGACATCACGTTCTCGATGGTCTACGCCTACAGCGAGAACTACGTGCTGCCGCTGTCGCACGACGAGGTGGTGCACGGCAAACAGTCGCTGTTCAACAAGCCGCCCGGCGACGAGTGGCAGCGCTCGGCGACGCTGCGGGCCCTGCTCGCGTTCATGTGGTCGCACCCGGGCAAGCAGCTGCTGTTCATGGGTGGGGAGATCGCCCAGGGCGAGGAGTGGTCGCACGACCAGGGCGTACCGTGGTGGCTGTTGCAGTTCGAGCACCACGCGGGCGTGCAACGGCTGGTCCGGGCGCTCAACGCCGCCTACCGGCCGCGCCCCGCGCTGTGGTCCCTGGACACCGACCCCGCGGGGTTCCGCTGGCTGGACGGGGGCGACCACGAGGGCAACACGCTCACGTACCTGCGGCACGGCGAGGACGGGTCGGTGCTGGCCTGCGGCGTGAACTTCTCGCCGGTCCCGCGCCCCGAGAGGCGCGTGGGCCTGCCTTCGGGGGGCCGCTGGGAGGCGGTGCTCAACTCCGACGACCCGCGCTTCGGCGGCTCGGGCTTCCCGGCACCGGCCCGTGTCGAGGCGGAGGAGGTCCCCTGGGACGGGCAGCCCTTCTCCGCGGAGATCACCCTGCCCCCGCTGGGGGCGGTCTGGTTCGAACCGGAGCGCTGA
- a CDS encoding SigB/SigF/SigG family RNA polymerase sigma factor — MALSSVTRAGRTRKTGHRRPHEHDPIEGEASANAALTEIGALPEDDARAAELREHVVMVYAPFVRRVALRYRGHGEPYEDVRQTAMVGLLKAVHGFDPDRGSPFVSYLLPTVLGEIKRHFRDHTWSIRVPRQHQENRARLRVAIGAFEQEHAREPTTSEIGGLLGMDEAGAAELLQADQAYRALSLDVPDSWNGDGSEGTSPEDRLGCEDQGLELVEERESLRPALARLPDRERRLLTLRFFGDKSQSEIAAELGYSQMHVSRLLAAVLQQLREDVGACDPKDSGARDAKDTVREPKKDE, encoded by the coding sequence ATCGCCTTGAGCTCGGTCACCAGAGCAGGAAGGACGAGGAAGACCGGCCACCGCCGACCGCACGAACACGACCCGATCGAGGGAGAGGCGTCCGCGAACGCGGCCCTGACCGAGATCGGCGCGCTGCCCGAGGACGACGCCCGTGCCGCGGAGCTGCGCGAGCACGTCGTCATGGTCTACGCGCCCTTCGTCCGACGGGTCGCGCTCCGGTACCGCGGACACGGTGAACCCTACGAGGACGTACGCCAGACCGCCATGGTCGGCCTGCTCAAGGCCGTCCACGGCTTCGACCCGGACCGCGGCAGCCCCTTCGTGTCCTATCTGCTGCCCACGGTCCTGGGCGAGATCAAGCGCCACTTCCGCGACCACACGTGGTCGATCCGCGTTCCGCGCCAGCACCAGGAGAACCGCGCCCGTCTGCGCGTCGCCATCGGCGCGTTCGAGCAGGAGCACGCGCGCGAGCCGACGACCAGTGAGATCGGCGGACTCCTCGGTATGGACGAGGCCGGGGCCGCCGAACTCCTCCAGGCCGACCAGGCCTACCGCGCGCTGTCACTGGACGTGCCCGACAGCTGGAACGGGGACGGTTCGGAGGGCACGAGTCCCGAGGACCGCCTCGGCTGCGAGGACCAGGGCCTGGAGCTGGTCGAGGAGCGCGAATCGCTGCGGCCCGCTCTGGCACGGCTGCCCGATCGCGAGCGGCGGCTGCTCACCCTGCGGTTCTTCGGCGACAAGTCGCAGTCGGAGATCGCCGCCGAGCTCGGCTACTCGCAGATGCACGTCTCCCGCCTCCTGGCGGCCGTCCTCCAGCAGCTGCGCGAGGACGTGGGCGCGTGCGACCCGAAGGACTCTGGTGCGCGCGACGCGAAGGACACCGTGCGCGAGCCGAAGAAGGACGAGTGA